From one Campylobacter suis genomic stretch:
- a CDS encoding tetratricopeptide repeat protein, which produces MKKFLAILLLPVLALSLTLSINSGTDDGKPYSVITLSDENEFECVEQILAYNTKRFACMIDDDGMVNIDDVDLALMDIRYKKQDGKLFIIVLPKANSRLLNLENKLHENSEIFKNNSRISKRFSIVIDPKLSEFDKNAQNGINFAPKFDELLLPSIGALDFSKAPMEAMDSNDIDLYINIKQAYEAGNFNRVLAETKSAITRHPNSIFSSEFLLYRLRAMGKALENEEDAIDIDFDHTNIVEEGKAWMRKFASDENYPEVLYLVTRAYIKQNLNSDAKYTVDLLKTEHTKSKFSKLAMLDYADEIYKNSGQKEATGLYEYVLYNTDDIDIASRAALSLASANIEKDRIEEAKNYIIKILNANQKFFLANQPKAMDLAKIFDERNMHDIASKIYEIIANEDDSKSEFYEVALKNLGIALADDNQTQKAYDYLKRYEKEFKDGDYLAEVQSTLGRLFFDLGETNSTKLYEYYDLLMQKYDKSDIGIKALASAVELNFNEKRYKQALEFTQQAKDLNLTASMDIINRSALALAQQGIRDNDCQIVINLLEAYDVNTLELPQFKLHDCLKRTARHEKALNLAKSHIQDKNLEDRVEWLVKLSADLRQLKMYEDSVNAANDALSLGASVPYADPTPALYDRFYSLIKLNRLNDAIRTMGAIEELRGQDFKIIESFDALAKFAFSKSDYANTTTYAKKALELANSVRINVFTPDLNFLYSHASLKMGNLADALDEAKYILNLKLKPLERSRALNLMADIHIARKEPNEARKYLNECVNSNIDNEFVSLCKASLELLK; this is translated from the coding sequence CCCTTAGCGATGAAAATGAATTTGAGTGCGTAGAGCAGATCCTTGCCTATAATACAAAACGCTTTGCATGCATGATAGATGATGATGGCATGGTAAATATCGATGATGTCGATCTTGCCTTAATGGATATACGCTACAAAAAACAAGACGGCAAGCTCTTTATCATAGTGCTTCCAAAGGCAAATTCTAGGCTTTTAAACTTAGAAAATAAACTTCATGAAAATAGCGAAATTTTTAAAAACAACTCTAGAATTTCCAAGCGTTTTAGTATAGTAATAGATCCAAAACTTAGTGAATTTGACAAAAATGCACAAAATGGTATAAATTTTGCACCCAAATTTGATGAGCTTTTATTGCCAAGTATCGGGGCACTTGACTTTAGCAAAGCACCGATGGAGGCTATGGATAGCAACGATATAGATCTTTACATAAATATCAAACAAGCCTATGAAGCCGGCAACTTTAACCGAGTTTTAGCAGAGACAAAAAGTGCGATAACTCGCCATCCAAATAGTATATTTTCAAGTGAATTTTTACTTTATCGACTAAGGGCTATGGGAAAAGCTTTAGAAAATGAAGAAGACGCCATAGATATAGACTTTGATCATACAAATATAGTTGAAGAGGGCAAGGCTTGGATGCGTAAATTTGCCTCTGACGAGAACTATCCAGAGGTACTTTACCTAGTAACTCGAGCATATATCAAGCAAAATTTAAACAGCGATGCAAAATACACAGTAGATCTACTAAAAACAGAGCATACGAAGTCTAAATTTAGCAAGCTTGCGATGCTTGATTATGCTGATGAAATTTATAAAAACTCTGGTCAAAAAGAGGCGACTGGGCTATATGAGTATGTCCTTTATAATACCGATGATATCGATATCGCAAGTAGAGCCGCACTTAGCTTAGCAAGCGCAAACATCGAAAAAGACCGCATTGAAGAGGCTAAAAACTACATTATAAAAATACTAAACGCAAATCAGAAATTTTTCTTAGCCAACCAGCCAAAAGCCATGGATCTTGCAAAAATTTTTGATGAACGAAATATGCACGATATAGCCTCTAAAATTTATGAGATAATAGCAAATGAAGATGACTCAAAAAGCGAATTTTATGAAGTTGCGCTTAAAAATTTAGGTATTGCACTTGCTGATGATAACCAAACACAAAAAGCATACGACTACCTAAAACGCTACGAGAAGGAATTTAAAGACGGGGATTATCTAGCAGAGGTTCAAAGCACTCTAGGTAGGCTATTTTTTGATCTTGGAGAGACAAATTCCACTAAGCTTTACGAATACTACGACCTTTTAATGCAAAAGTACGACAAAAGTGATATAGGCATAAAGGCGCTTGCAAGCGCAGTTGAGTTAAATTTTAATGAAAAACGCTATAAGCAAGCACTTGAATTTACACAACAAGCAAAGGATCTTAACCTAACTGCTTCAATGGATATCATAAATCGCTCAGCTCTGGCGCTAGCCCAGCAAGGCATTAGAGATAACGACTGCCAGATAGTAATAAATTTACTCGAAGCGTATGATGTAAACACACTAGAGCTTCCACAGTTTAAGTTGCATGACTGCTTAAAGCGCACAGCTCGCCACGAAAAAGCACTAAATTTAGCCAAGTCTCATATACAAGATAAAAATCTTGAGGATAGAGTCGAGTGGTTGGTTAAGCTTTCTGCTGATTTAAGACAATTAAAAATGTATGAAGATAGTGTAAATGCCGCAAATGACGCACTCTCTTTGGGTGCTAGCGTGCCTTATGCTGACCCTACACCGGCACTTTATGACCGCTTTTACTCGCTTATTAAACTAAACCGATTAAATGACGCCATAAGGACGATGGGCGCCATCGAAGAGCTTCGTGGGCAAGACTTTAAGATAATAGAAAGCTTTGACGCACTAGCAAAATTTGCATTTAGCAAGAGTGATTACGCAAACACGACCACATATGCAAAAAAGGCGCTAGAGCTAGCAAATTCGGTGCGTATAAATGTTTTTACACCGGATCTAAATTTCTTATACTCGCACGCTTCATTAAAAATGGGGAATTTAGCTGACGCACTTGATGAGGCGAAATACATCTTAAACCTGAAACTAAAACCGCTTGAACGCAGTCGTGCGCTAAATTTAATGGCTGACATACATATAGCACGAAAAGAGCCAAACGAAGCAAGAAAATACTTAAATGAATGCGTAAATAGCAACATCGATAACGAATTCGTCTCGCTTTGTAAAGCGTCTTTAGAACTGCTAAAATAA